One genomic window of Melanotaenia boesemani isolate fMelBoe1 chromosome 20, fMelBoe1.pri, whole genome shotgun sequence includes the following:
- the c20h14orf28 gene encoding uncharacterized protein C14orf28 homolog — MESRFSVLNDTEDLSQFSNADNSIHAERSKTLFEEIRASLNNNDEEDRAFWRPVLPWGGVFTIKAGRKALSCIPLYVEIQLKNTCTIDGFLMILYVILRDNQGFHRELAVFLGKQFVDHFLYLMDSCDYTTVKMLWIWNRMSKRQYRSEIHQTALEIDLFGNEHENFTENLENLMSTIQESLCTNWSCPSRFQDFIKSTINISPPHELPHRDPIRSAVDEFFCPKLLLCSEQGCDGLREFSQRVFCHGPPPFVILNMQQWRSEDLSYVPYHLALCQHRYLLEGATLFNKEEQHYSAAFHLDGCWMHYDGLRSDNLILLHKPPELLLLSSLVYIRAAEK, encoded by the exons ATGGAGAGTAGATTCAGTGTTTTGAACGACACAGAAGACCTCTCGCAATTTTCAAACGCTGATAACAGTATTCACGCCGAAAG ATCTAAAACACTGTTTGAAGAAATTCGTGCCTCCTTAAACAACAATGATGAAGAGGACCGTGCATTCTGGAGGCCTGTGCTCCCTTGGGGTGGTGTCTTTACCATTAAGGCAGGACGGAAGGCCTTATCATGCATCCCTCTGTACGTGGAAATCCAATTGAAAAACACCTGCACCATTGATGGCTTCCTTATGATTCTGTATGTGATTCTGCGGGACAACCAGGGCTTTCATAGGGAGTTGGCTGTCTTCTTGGGCAAGCAATTTGTGGACCATTTCCTCTACCTGATGGACTCCTGTGACTACACGACAGTAAAGATGCTGTGGATCTGGAACAGGATGTCTAAAAGACAATACCGCTCTGAGATCCACCAGACAGCGCTGGAGATTGACCTCTTTGGTAATGAGCATGAGAACTTCACAGAAAACCTGGAAAACCTCATGTCCACCATACAGGAGAGCCTGTGCACCAACTGGAGCTGCCCATCACGCTTCCAGGATTTCATCAAAAGCACCATTAACATCAG cCCTCCTCATGAGCTGCCTCACAGAGACCCAATTCGGTCAGCTGTGGACGAGTTCTTCTGCCCCAAGCTCCTACTCTGTTCAGAACAAGG ATGTGACGGTTTAAGAGAGTTTTCTCAGAGGGTTTTTTGCCACGGCCCCCCACCCTTCGTTATTCTCAACATGCAGCAGTGGCGATCAGAGGATCTGTCTTATGTCCCGTACCATCTGGCTCTCTGTCAGCACAG atacTTACTAGAGGGCGCCACGCTCTTCAACAAGGAGGAGCAGCACTACTCTGCAGCTTTCCATTTAGATGGATGTTGGATGCACTATGATGGTCTGAGGAGTGATAATCTGATCCTGCTGCACAAGCCGCCGGAGCTCCTGTTGCTGTCCTCTCTGGTCTACATCCGCGCCGCTGAGAAGTGA
- the mthfd1b gene encoding C-1-tetrahydrofolate synthase, cytoplasmic, producing MSAQIISGKEVSAQVRERLKKDVEQMKLKDPSFRPGLVVLQVGDRDDSNLYISMKLKAAAEIGINATHVRLPKTATEEEVLHSIREVNENSAVHGLIVQLPLDSIHKIDTEKVTNAVAPEKDVDGLTSINAGKLSRGDLADCFIPCTPNGCMELIRQTGVSVAGKRAVVIGRSKIVGAPMHDLLLWSHATVTTCHSKTADLAGEVGKADILVVGIGKAEMVKGEWIKKGAVVIDCGINHIPDETKASGKRVVGDVQFNSAKEQAGFITPVPGGVGPMTVAMLMANTVLGAKRFLESHQPGKWNISYTKLNLQKPVPSDIVISRSCVPKPIDRLAREVGVLSDEVELYGKTKAKVQLNIIKRLQSQPDGKYVVVTGITPTPLGEGKSTTTIGLVQALGAQMKLNVFACVRQPSQGPTFGIKGGAAGGGYSQVIPMEEFNLHLTGDIHAITAANNLVAAAIDARIFHEATQSDKALFNRLVPLSGGHRTFSPIQINRLKKLGIEKTDPSTFTDEEITRFARLDIEPSSVTWQRVLDTNDRFLRKVTIGQSPTEKGYTREAQFDITVASEIMAVLALTSSLEDMRLRLARMVVATSRSGQPITTEDLGVSGALAVLMKDAIKPNLMQTLEGTPVFVHAGPFANIAHGNSSILADKIALKLVGPEGFVVTEAGFGADIGMEKFFNIKCRYSGLRPHVVVLVATVRALKMHGGGPTVTAGMPLPKEYIEENLELLKNGCTNMRKQIENAKHFGVPVVVAVNGFKTDTEAELDLVCSMAKEAGAFDAVRCSHWAEGGAGAVALGQAVQRASEAPSNFKFLYDLELPITDKIRIIAQKIYGADDIELLPEAQHKVELYTKQGFGNLPICMAKTHLSLSHEADKKGVPTGFILPIRDIRASAGAGFLYPLVGTMPTIPGLPTRPCFYDIDLDPETEQVNGLF from the exons ATGTCAGCTCAAATTATTAGCGGGAAAGAGGTTTCAGC GCAGGTGAGGGAACGTCTAAAGAAGGATGTGGAGCAGATGAAACTCAAGGATCCCAGCTTCAGACCTGGTCTGGTGGTTTTACAG gttggagaccgtGACGATTCAAATCTGTACATTAGCATGAAAttgaaagcagcagcagag atTGGAATAAATGCAACACATGTGAGACTTCCCAAGACTGCAACCGAAGAGGAG GTTCTTCACAGTATCAGAGAAGTGAACGAGAACTCTGCTGTCCATGGGCTCATCGTGCAGCTGCCCTTGGACTCAATCCATAAGATCGACACAGAGAAGGTGACAAATGCTGTGGCTCCAGAGAAAGATGTAGATGG ACTGACCAGCATCAATGCAGGGAAGCTGTCTCGTGGGGATCTGGCCGACTGCTTCATCCCCTGCACTCCAAACGGGTGCATGGAGCTgatcagacagacag GTGTGTCTGTGGCGGGGAAGAGAGCAGTAGTGATTGGTCGCAGTAAGATTGTCGGTGCACCGATGCATGATCTGCTGCTATGGAGCCATGCCACCGTCACCACCTGCCATTCTAAAACTGCAGATCTTGCTGGAGAG GTGGGCAAAGCTGACATCTTGGTTGTTGGTATCGGAAAAGCAGAGATGGTGAAAGGAGAGTGGATCAAGAAGGGAGCGGTGGTCATTGACTGTGGTATCAATCACATTCCAG ATGAGACGAAAGCCAGCGGAAAGCGCGTTGTGGGTGATGTCCAGTTCAACTCAGCCAAGGAGCAAGCTGGTTTCATCACACCTGTGCCTGGTGGAGTGGGACCTATGACTGTTGCAATGCTGATGGCG AACACAGTGCTGGGTGCCAAGCGTTTTCTGGAAAGCCACCAGCCTGGAAAGTGGAACATTTCTTACACCAAACTCAATCTCCAGAAGCCAGTCCCAAG tgACATAGTGATTTCTCGCTCCTGCGTGCCCAAGCCTATTGACCGCTTAGCCAGGGAGGTGGGTGTGCTGTCTGATGAGGTGGAGCTCTATGGGAAAACAAAAGCCAAGGTCCAGCTGAACATCATCAAACGACTGCAGTCCCAGCCAGACGGCAAATACGTGGTGGTCACAGG CATTACACCCACCCCTCTTGGTGAGGGTAAGAGTACCACCACTATTGGCCTGGTTCAAGCCCTGGGAGCCCAAATGAAGCTCAATGTGTTTGCTTGCGTCCGTCAACCTTCTCAGGGACCCACATTTGGCATTAAAG GTGGTGCTGCAGGAGGTGGATATTCTCAAGTCATCCCAATGGAAGAG tttaacCTTCATCTCACGGGAGACATTCATGCCATCACGGCAGCCAACAACTTGGTGGCTGCTGCCATTGATGCCCGTATCTTCCACGAGGCCACGCAGTCCGACAAG gctttGTTTAATCGCTTGGTCCCACTTAGTGGAGGGCACAGGACGTTCTCCCCAATCCAGATCAACAGACTGAAA AAACTGGGCATAGAAAAGACTGACCCTTCTACTTTCACTGATGAGGAGATCACCCGCTTTGCCCGCTTGGACATTGAACCAAGCTCTGTTACCTGGCAAAGAG TGTTGGACACAAATGATCGGTTCCTAAGGAAGGTCACAATTGGCCAGTCACCAACTGAAAAAGGATACACAAGAGAG GCCCAGTTTGACATCACTGTGGCCAGTGAGATCATGGCGGTACTCGCCCTCACCAGCAGCCTGGAGGACATGCGACTGCGCCTGGCCAGGATGGTTGTAGCCACCAGCCGCAGCGGACAGCCCATCACCACCGAAGACCTG GGTGTGAGTGGAGCTCTAGCTGTGCTGATGAAAGACGCCATCAAGCCAAACCTGATGCAGACTTTGGAG GGAACGCCTGTGTTTGTCCATGCTGGCCCGTTTGCAAACATCGCCCATGGAAACTCATCCATCCTGGCTGATAAAATTGCTCTGAAGCTGGTAGGACCTGAGGGCTTTGTCG TGACGGAAGCTGGTTTTGGTGCTGACATTGGTATGGAGAAGTTCTTCAATATCAAGTGCCGCTACTCAGGATTAAGGCCACATGTGGTGGTGCTGGTGGCCACAGTCCGAGCCCTGAAGATGCACGGAGGAGGACCAACA GTCACTGCTGGAATGCCACTGCCTAAGGAATACATAGAAGAG aACCTTGAGCTGCTGAAAAATGGCTGCACCAACATGAGGAAACAGATAGAGAATGCAAAGCACTTCGGCGTTCCAGTGGTGGTCGCTGTCAATGGTTTCAA GACAGACACTGAGGCTGAGCTGGACTTGGTCTGCAGCATGGCCAAAGAGGCCGGAGCCTTCGACGCAGTACGATGCTCCCATTGGGCTGAGGGAGGAGCCGGCGCTGTGGCCCTGGGTCAGGCTGTACAGAGGGCCAGCGAAGCCCCCAGCAACTTTAAGTTCCTCTATGATTTGGAG CTCCCAATTACTGACAAGATCCGAATAATCGCTCAGAAGATCTACGGAGCTGATGATATTGAGCTTCTCCCTGAGGCCCAACACAAGGTGGAGCTCTACACCAAACAG GGTTTTGGCAATCTTCCAATCTGCATGGCGAAGACACACTTGTCTCTTTCTCATGAGGCTGACAAGAAGGGCGTGCCCACTGGTTTCATCCTGCCAATCAGAGACATTCGAGCAAGTGCGGGCGCCGGCTTTTTGTACCCGTTAGTTGGCACG atGCCAACGATCCCCGGCCTTCCCACCCGACCTTGTTTCTATGATATTGACCTGGACCCTGAGACTGAACAGGTCAACGGGCTCTTCTAA